Proteins found in one Urocitellus parryii isolate mUroPar1 chromosome 16 unlocalized genomic scaffold, mUroPar1.hap1 SUPER_16_unloc_1, whole genome shotgun sequence genomic segment:
- the LOC144251499 gene encoding LOW QUALITY PROTEIN: uncharacterized protein LOC144251499 (The sequence of the model RefSeq protein was modified relative to this genomic sequence to represent the inferred CDS: deleted 1 base in 1 codon) → MLYICKQFCKGFTQKPSLKNYQGVHTEEKPYKCKVCGMSFNRNSNLDHHNRIHTGEKPYKYKVCGKSFNRNSNLDHHNRIHTGEKPYKYKVCGKSFNRKSNLDCHNRIHTGEKPYKCNVCGKNFSEKSHFTQHQRIHTGEKPYKCKVCGKSFTHASSLTYHQRIHIGEKPYSCEECGKAFNSISQHNWHKSIHTGEKPYKCKVCGKSFNTNSHLYYHIRIHTGEKLYKCPVCGKSFSQKSSLTKHQRIHTGEKPYKCTVCGKSFRQKSSLTHHQRIHTEEKPYKYKECDQSFNRISSLTQHQRIHTGEKPYKCKECGKSFHQKIVLTRHLRIHTGEKPYKCRECGKDFNQQSSLTQHKTIHTREKSYKCEECKAFNIEDHILLNVIDFILERSFTTKTLHQRL, encoded by the exons ATGCTGTACATATGTAAACAATTTTGCAAAGGTTTCACTCAAAAACCAAGCCTTAAAAACTACCAGGGAGTTCATACtgaagagaagccctacaaatgtaaagtgtgtggcatgagttttaatagaaactcaaatcttgatcaccacaacaggattcatactggagagaagccctacaaatataaagtgtgtggcaagagttttaatagaaactcaaatcttgatcaccacaacaggattcatactggagagaagccctacaaatataaagtgtgtggcaagagttttaatagaaaatcaaatcttgattgccacaacaggattcatactggagagaagccctacaaatgtaatgtGTGTGGCAAGAATTTTAGTGAGAAATCA CActttactcagcaccagcgaatccacactggagagaagccctacaaatgtaaagtgtgtggcaagagttttactCACGCATCATCACTTACTTACCACCAGCGAATTCACATTGGAGAGAAGCCATACAGCTGTgaggaatgtggcaaagcttttaatagcatctcacagCATAATTGGCACAAAagtattcatactggagagaagccctacaaatgtaaagtgtgtggcaaaagttttaatacaaactcaCATCTCTATTACCACatcaggattcatactggagagaagctctacaaatgtccagtgtgtggcaagagtttcagtcaaaaatcatcacttactaagcaccagcgaatccacactggagagaagccctacaaatgtacagtgtgtggcaaaagtttccgtcaaaaatcatcacttactcatcaccagcgaatccacactgaagagaagccctacaagtaTAAAGAGTGTGACCAGAGTTTTAATCGcatatcatcacttactcagcaccagcgaattcacactggagagaagccctacaaatgtaaagaatgtggcaaaagttttcatcaaaaaatagtacttactcggcacctgagaatccacacaggagagaagccctacaaatgtagagaatgtggcaaagattttaatcaacaatcatcacttactcaaCACAAGACAATCCATACTAGAGAGAagtcctataaatgtgaagaatgcaaagcttttaatattgaagatcaCATCTTATTAAACGTAATagattttatactggagagaagtttTACAACGAAAACATTGCATCAGCGTCTTTAA